The proteins below come from a single Chitinophaga pinensis DSM 2588 genomic window:
- a CDS encoding TonB-dependent receptor, translated as MKHLLLIITGVLFFMHSHAQVQGSVVDAQTGEVLPGVTVQLLHADKGCQTDARGRFFLQRGRADDSVKVSFVGYQTRKLTLSSQSSAIISLTPATASLNEIIVTSSRDKQSRTDAPIAISTISTQEMRDTKATSLEQLMNKVSGVYMVDLGNEQHTMAIRQPIGYKSLFLYMEDGIPIRTTGDFNHNALIEINMAALRNIEVVRGPASSLYGSEAVGGAVNFITAAPSLKPMARVQAEISDRGYKRTDFSASSTFNKLGIVVGGYYADQRNGYMDHSDFHKLALTVRADYQISDRTKWINSMTLIDYYTDQVGGLDSAHFYAKDYRNFQTFSYRKVNALRYRSTLEQNWNNTNKTTVTAFFRNNTIEQNPFYALKNLSDPLKAAGEINDDSFNSYALIIQHKKQFAWKHASIIAGLSADYSPATYYAEFIDVTKDAAGYFRSYKTTDSVLTDYNVGLLNTAAYAQFDMELVSRLKLVAAVRYDRMDYDFDNHLAPSAFTGAPDETNHFNKLTPKLGLTYDFGQNRGMYANYSVGFAPPNISELYRGVKVPVLKPATYRNYEAGGWFGFANDKGYVDIGVYDMQGTNEIISVKLDDGSYENRNTGRTTHRGIEWNVRYAPLPSVWIRCSGQYAEHFFNEYVEKGVSYNDNKMAGAPKVITNTEITWKPRFLNGFRLAGEWQHVGSYYMDPRNTGVYGGYDLLNFRTGYSWRQFDCWVNCRNAGDAIYSTTTERTTYSTTYRPGPKRTFNIGFGYTFRN; from the coding sequence ATGAAACATTTATTACTGATAATAACGGGCGTATTATTCTTTATGCATTCACACGCGCAGGTGCAGGGCAGCGTGGTGGATGCGCAGACAGGAGAGGTGCTGCCGGGTGTAACTGTGCAGTTACTGCACGCTGATAAAGGTTGTCAGACAGACGCACGTGGCCGCTTCTTTTTACAACGGGGCCGTGCCGATGATTCTGTGAAAGTATCGTTTGTCGGTTATCAGACGAGGAAGCTGACATTGTCTTCGCAATCTTCTGCTATCATTTCACTGACACCGGCTACTGCCAGTCTGAATGAGATCATTGTAACCAGCAGCCGCGATAAGCAATCACGCACTGATGCACCTATTGCGATCAGCACCATTTCCACCCAGGAAATGAGAGATACCAAAGCCACTTCACTGGAACAATTAATGAATAAGGTGAGTGGCGTATATATGGTGGATCTCGGCAATGAACAACACACGATGGCCATCCGTCAGCCTATCGGTTATAAGAGTTTGTTTCTATATATGGAAGACGGTATTCCCATCCGTACTACCGGCGATTTCAATCACAATGCGCTGATTGAAATAAATATGGCGGCATTGCGCAATATCGAAGTTGTAAGAGGACCTGCATCATCGCTGTATGGTAGTGAAGCGGTAGGTGGCGCGGTGAACTTTATTACCGCGGCTCCTTCGTTAAAACCGATGGCAAGGGTACAGGCAGAGATCAGTGATCGTGGATATAAACGTACGGACTTCAGTGCTTCCAGTACATTTAATAAACTGGGTATTGTTGTTGGCGGTTATTATGCCGATCAGCGGAATGGTTATATGGATCATAGTGATTTTCATAAACTGGCCCTGACCGTAAGAGCAGATTATCAGATCAGCGATCGTACCAAATGGATTAACTCAATGACGCTGATCGATTATTATACAGATCAGGTAGGTGGATTGGATAGCGCACATTTCTATGCAAAAGATTATCGCAATTTTCAGACCTTCTCTTATCGTAAGGTCAATGCATTACGTTACAGAAGTACGCTGGAACAAAACTGGAACAATACTAACAAGACGACGGTGACTGCCTTCTTCCGCAATAATACCATTGAACAAAATCCTTTCTATGCACTAAAAAATCTTTCAGATCCGCTGAAGGCGGCAGGTGAGATCAATGATGACAGTTTCAATAGTTATGCGCTGATCATTCAGCATAAAAAACAGTTTGCCTGGAAACATGCTTCTATCATTGCTGGTTTGAGTGCTGATTATAGTCCGGCGACCTATTACGCTGAATTTATCGACGTCACAAAGGATGCTGCCGGTTATTTCAGAAGTTACAAAACAACCGATTCTGTATTGACAGATTACAATGTTGGTTTACTGAATACCGCCGCTTATGCACAATTTGATATGGAGTTGGTAAGTCGTCTGAAATTAGTGGCAGCGGTACGTTACGACCGGATGGATTATGATTTTGACAATCATCTTGCACCATCTGCATTTACCGGTGCACCGGATGAAACCAATCATTTCAATAAGCTGACGCCAAAGCTGGGATTGACTTATGACTTCGGACAAAATCGTGGTATGTATGCAAATTACAGTGTGGGTTTTGCGCCACCGAATATCTCTGAGTTATACAGAGGAGTGAAAGTACCTGTACTGAAACCAGCTACTTATCGCAACTATGAAGCAGGCGGCTGGTTTGGTTTTGCAAATGATAAAGGATATGTGGATATCGGTGTGTATGATATGCAGGGAACAAATGAAATCATCAGTGTAAAACTGGATGATGGATCTTATGAAAATCGTAATACGGGTCGTACGACACACAGAGGTATTGAATGGAATGTGCGTTATGCGCCTTTGCCATCTGTCTGGATCCGTTGCAGCGGACAATACGCAGAGCACTTCTTTAATGAGTATGTGGAAAAAGGGGTGAGTTATAATGATAATAAAATGGCGGGTGCACCGAAAGTAATTACGAATACAGAGATCACCTGGAAGCCCCGTTTTCTGAATGGATTTCGTCTTGCAGGAGAATGGCAGCATGTAGGCAGTTATTACATGGATCCACGCAATACAGGTGTCTATGGGGGATATGATCTGTTGAATTTCCGTACAGGGTATAGCTGGAGACAATTTGATTGTTGGGTGAACTGCCGAAATGCGGGAGATGCTATTTATTCTACTACCACGGAAAGAACTACTTACAGTACGACATACAGACCGGGACCTAAACGTACTTTCAATATTGGTTTCGGATATACTTTTAGGAATTAG